In the genome of Siniperca chuatsi isolate FFG_IHB_CAS linkage group LG17, ASM2008510v1, whole genome shotgun sequence, one region contains:
- the LOC122863950 gene encoding catenin beta-1-like, whose translation MATQSDLMELDMAMGDSKAAVSQWQQQSYLDSGIQSGVTTTAPSLSGKGNPDAEEDDPSLFDWEFNQPFTPEATDIEGYAMTRAQRVRAAMFPETLEEGIQIPPTQLDAAHPTAVQRLAEPSQMLKHAVVNLINYQDDAELATRAIPELTKLLNDEDQVVVNKAAVMVHQLSKKEASRHALMRSPQMVSAVVRAMQNTGDVETARCSAGTLHNLSHHREGLLAIFKSGGIPALVKMLGSPVDSVLFYAITTLHNLLLHQEGAKMAVRLAGGLQKMVALLSNTNVKFLAITTDCLQILAYGNQESKLIILASGGPQALVNIMRTFTYEKLLWTTSRVLKVLSVCSSNKPAIVEAGGMQALGLHLTDPSQRLVQNCLWTLRNLSDAATKQEGMEGLLGTLVQLLGSDDINVVTCAAGILSNLTCNNYSNKLMVCQVGGIEALVRTVLRAGDREDITEPAVCALRHLTSRHQDAEMAQNAVRLHYGLPVVVKLLHPPSHWPLIKATVGLIRNLALCPANHSALREQGAIPRLVQLLVRAHQDTQRRTSMGGNQQQFVEGVRMEEIVEGCTGALHILARDVHNRIVIRGLNTIPLFVQLLYSPVENIQRVAAGVLCELAQDKEAAEAIEAEGATAPLTELLHSRNEGVATYAAAVLFRMSEDKPQDYKKRLSVELTSSLFRTEPMAWNETGDLGLDMGAQGDPLAYRQDDGAYRAYPAAYGQDSLLDPMMEGADYHTDTLPDLGHHTDPLPDLGHTQDLMDSNQLAWFDTDL comes from the exons ATGGCTACCCAGT CTGATTTGATGGAGTTGGACATGGCAATGGGAGACAGCAAGGCTGCAGTGAGCCAGTGGCAACAGCAGTCCTACCTGGATTCAGGCATTCAGTCTGGAGTCACCACCACAGCACCATCTCTGAGCGGCAAGGGAAACCCTGATGCTGAGGAGGATGATCCAAGTCTCTTTGACTGGGAGTTCAATCAACCCTTTACTCCTGAGGCTACAG acaTTGAGGGGTATGCCATGACCCGAGCCCAGCGTGTGCGTGCTGCCATGTTCCCCGAAACCTTGGAGGAGGGCATCCAGATCCCACCTACCCAGCTGGATGCTGCCCACCCAACGGCAGTGCAGCGCCTTGCAGAGCCCTCTCAGATGCTGAAGCATGCTGTGGTCAACCTCATTAACTATCAAGATGATGCTGAACTGGCCACTCGTGCCATCCCTGAGCTTACCAAACTGCTCAACGATGAGGATCAG GTTGTCGTGAATAAAGCAGCTGTAATGGTGCATCAGTTGTCAAAGAAGGAGGCATCGCGCCATGCCCTGATGCGCTCCCCACAAATGGTTTCAGCTGTTGTTCGTGCTATGCAGAACACTGGTGATGTGGAGACAGCTCGCTGCTCTGCTGGCACCTTGCACAACCTTTCCCACCACCGTGAGGGACTCCTTGCAATTTTCAAGTCTGGAGGCATCCCTGCCCTGGTCAAGATGCTGGG CTCACCAGTGGACAGTGTGTTGTTCTACGCCATCACTACACTCCACAACCTGTTGTTGCACCAGGAAGGGGCAAAGATGGCAGTGCGCCTGGCTGGAGGACTGCAGAAGATGGTGGCCCTGTTGTCTAATACCAACGTCAAGTTCCTTGCAATCACTACTGACTGCCTGCAGATCCTGGCGTATGGCAACCAGGAAAGCAAG CTGATCATTCTGGCCAGCGGTGGTCCCCAGGCACTAGTCAACATCATGAGGACCTTCACATATGAGAAACTGCTGTGGACCACAAGCAGAGTGCTCAAGGTGCTCTCTGTTTGCTCAAGCAACAAGCCTGCCATCGTGGAGGCTG GAGGCATGCAGGCCTTGGGGCTACACCTGACAGACCCCAGCCAGCGTCTGGTCCAGAACTGCCTCTGGACTCTGAGGAATCTTTCAGACGCTGCCACTAAACAG GAGGGAATGGAGGGTCTCCTGGGTACCCTGGTCCAGCTGCTGGGCAGTGATGACATCAATGTAGTGACATGTGCTGCTGGCATCCTCTCCAACCTGACCTGCAACAACTATAGTAACAAACTCATGGTCTGCCAG GTTGGAGGCATTGAGGCTCTGGTGCGAACAGTGCTTAGGGCTGGCGACAGAGAGGACATCACAGAGCCAGCAGTCTGTGCCCTGCGTCACCTGACCTCCCGCCACCAAGATGCTGAGATGGCCCAGAATGCTGTGCGCCTTCATTACGGCCTGCCTGTGGTCGTCAAACTACTCCACCCTCCGTCCCACTGGCCACTGATCAAG GCCACAGTTGGTCTAATTCGCAACCTGGCTCTTTGCCCAGCCAACCACAGTGCTCTGCGGGAGCAGGGAGCCATCCCCCGACTGGTCCAACTGCTCGTCAGGGCTCACCAGGACACCCAGAGGCGCACTAGTATGGGAGGCAACCAACAGCAGTTTGTG gaGGGTGTGCGTATGGAGGAAATAGTGGAAGGCTGCACAGGAGCTCTGCACATCCTGGCCCGGGACGTTCACAACAGAATTGTCATCAGAGGGCTCAACACCATTCCACTCTTTGTCCAG TTGCTGTATTCTCCAGTGGAGAACATCCAGCGCGTGGCAGCAGGTGTGCTGTGTGAACTGGCTCAGGACAAGGAAGCTGCTGAGGCAATCGAAGCTGAAGGAGCCACTGCACCCCTCACTGAGCTGCTGCATTCCCGTAATGAGGGCGTTG CAACCTATGCTGCAGCCGTCCTGTTCCGCATGTCTGAGGACAAGCCCCAGGACTACAAGAAACGTCTGTCAGTGGAGCTGACCAGCTCTTTGTTCAGAACTGAGCCTATGGCCTGGAACGag ACTGGAGATCTGGGACTGGATATGGGAGCACAGGGAGACCCTCTGGCTTACAGGCAGGATG ATGGAGCCTACCGGGCCTACCCAGCAGCCTACGGCCAGGACTCCCTTTTGGACCCAATGATGGAAGGTGCTGACTACCATACTGACACTCTGCCCGACCTGGGCCACCACACTGATCCGTTGCCAGACCTTGGCCACACCCAGGACCTGATGGACAGCAACCAGCTGGCCTGGTTTGACACCGACCTGTAG